A section of the Falco peregrinus isolate bFalPer1 chromosome 3, bFalPer1.pri, whole genome shotgun sequence genome encodes:
- the LOC101921572 gene encoding gap junction beta-5 protein-like encodes MNWEVFEGLLSGVNKYSTAFGRIWLSLVFIFRLLVYVVAAERVWSDDHKDFDCNTQQPGCTNVCFDHFFPVSHIRLWALQLILVTCPSLLVIMHVAYREAKEQRHLAASGENCRRIYSNPGKKQGGLWWTYLFSLVFKAGVDVVFLYIFYRFYRNYTLPRVVKCELPPCPNVVDCFISRPTEKNIFTLFVVVTTCICIVLSIIEATYLIGKRCCECLRASSVESCRHSQDCPLSCTEPAGMEGQVFHGVDYKPPTASIPPTASIPGTLPEEESLS; translated from the coding sequence ATGAACTGGGAGGTGTTCGAAGGGCTCCTCAGCGGGGTCAACAAGTACTCCACAGCCTTCGGCCGCATCTGGCTCTCCCTCGTCTTCATCTTCCGCCTGCTGGTCTACGTGGTGGCGGCTGAGCGGGTCTGGAGCGATGACCACAAGGACTTTGACTGCAACACACAGCAGCCGGGCTGCACCAACGTCTGCTTCGACCACTTCTTCCCCGTCTCCCACATCCGCCTCTGGGCCCTGCAGCTCATCCTAGTGACCTGTCCATCCCTCCTGGTCATCATGCATGTGGCTTACCGGGAAGCCAAGGAACAGAGGCACCTTGCCGCCAGCGGGGAAAACTGCCGCCGCATCTACTCCAACCCTGGCAAGAAGCAGGGAGGACTGTGGTGGACCTACCTGTTCAGCCTGGTCTTCAAGGCCGGCGTGGATGTGGTCTTCCTCTACATCTTCTACCGCTTCTACAGGAACTACACCCTGCCCCGGGTGGTGAAGTGTgagctgcccccctgccccaatgTGGTAGACTGCTTCATCTCCCGGCCCACTGAGAAGAACATCTTCACCCTTTTCGTGGTGGTCACCACCTGCATCTGCATTGTACTGAGCATCATCGAGGCCACCTACCTGATAGGCAAGCGGTGCTGCGAGTGCTTGCGAGCCAGCAGCGTGGAGAGCTGTCGGCACAGCCAGGACTGCCCGCTCTCCTGCACCGAACCTGCAGGCATGGAGGGGCAGGTTTTCCATGGGGTGGACTACAAACCCCCCACAGCCTCCATCCCCCCCACAGCCTCCATCCCTGGCACGCTGCCTGAGGAGGAGTCTCTTTCCTAG